Genomic window (Microthrixaceae bacterium):
ACCTTGTGAGTCGCTCCTTACGAGGTGGCCCAATCTGACTAACGACGCGAATTCCCTCCGTGTGTCTTGATCAGCCAAGCGCCACTGCAGAAGCGAAGGTGTCCGATACGGGTGGCCGTGGTTGAGCAATTCACCTACCGTCACTTCTCCCAGTTCCAACCCCACCGTGATACCGAGTTCGGCGAGCGTCGTTGACCGATCCAACATCCCATCATCGATGCACACAATGACCGCCAGTGCTATTGCGGGCTTGAGAAGGCAATGCAGCTGATGCACCGCTTCGTGCGTCATTGGCGAGCCGTCGTGCAACGAACCACCAGCCTTCTGCCAGACGTCGCCACTGTTGGATACTGCAACCTGGTATCCAGGAATCAACCCCGCGTTCACGAGTTGCTCCCCGAACTTGAAGTAATGGTCGCCGAGATCCAAGCTCGCCCGACGGCGCCGCTCATTCATTTCGGGATGAAATGACCCTCAAGCAAGACGTGATCGGACTCGGAGGTCAACCAGCGCGTTCCAGACGAGCCAGAGGCCCACACGCTCGACACGACGCCGTAGTCAATCTTGCGAGTCAAGTTGGGGTTGGGAGTGACTTTCCACGTGTCCAACTTGTCCGGATCCGCAGCGATGCGGTTATTGTACGCAACGTTAGGCGGAGACATCTCCCCTGGTTCAATATTGAAATCGCCACCAAAATAGCGCCACGCAGCGGAAGTATTATTAAACCAATCGTCGGCCTTCCCTAGTGCATCATTCAACTGGGCGGCTGCATCAGCGTTATCGTTATTGGTTAGGTGGGTCGAGCAAGCAGCGATCGTGCCGAACAGATCCGAACGTTCGCACAGAACGCCCCTGTCCTCCCCCGCATCGGGCGATAGAAGCAACGAAAGCCGGCCACCAGTCGCCGATCCGTAGGAACCAACAGCGATACCGTACTGTTGGCAGTTTTGGGTAGTTGTGTCAGCCAACCAGAAGAATTCCCATTGGTACTGAGGAAGAAAGGACTTCACTCGTCCGAACTGGGATGAGTTTTCATCGTTTGGGTTTCGACACACCTCTTGCAGGGAAATGCCGATCGGCAGGTGGCCATTCTGCTCCATGAACCCTTTGTGGTTAATGACCCTGTTCGCAGGGGCGAGACCTCCCCCGTTCCCGAGACGTCCGTACATATTGTACTGAAAGTAGTGGTTCCGATTAGCATGAGCGCTTGCCTCACGCATGGGTATTAATAGCGACACTGCCACCGCGACCACCCAAATCGCCACTCCAGCGCCCAGCGCTCGAAGCCGCATTCTCAACGTCACCGTGGCGCGGCCAGGAATTTCCATCGCGTCGTTCATCACTTCACCTCCCGGATCGTAAACCCATCTGACGAGGCGACGAAGACCAGCGCTGCGTCCTGCGAAAGTGCAACTCGGCCGGTCTGAGCGACACCCCGCTTGACTTCGAATACGGAACCATCCCGCCCAGTGACTATCACCCGGCCCGTTGGGAGTTCTGGGGCAGCCCCGACTCCCTCATCGAAGTCCCCGGGAATACCAGCGCTAGCGATCGGGGCGACCAAGTCCGAGAATACCCCGCCTTGGGCGGCACTGTAGACGACGAGCTCATCATCCAAAACTGATTTCCTATACAGCGCTTTCCCCGAGACGAGACCGCTCAGGTCAATTCTGTATTGAGTAACCGTGCCCCCCGAGCGACCAACTGTACTTAGTCCGCTGTCGTCACATGCTAAGGATGCAGCGGACCGTTGCACGCTCTCACCAATCGAAACGGACGTGGCCCGCCGATCATCCAAAAGCTCAATCGACGTGAGCGAGTCGTCGCCTTGTTGATTACCCTCAATCACCGCTGGCGCCGTGAGTACCCAGACCTTAGTTGGGGCTACACAATACGATGTTCGTGGAATATCGAACTTGTCGGAACTCTCGGCTTCGTTGGCCTTCGCTCGAATCTCGCTCGAGGAGTAAATAGGCGGTCTCCACTCAAGCTCTTGGACGTCGCCCGTCATAGAATTGACCAAGACGATTCTGCTGCCATGGTCACCGAGTACGCTGACGACTAGTTGCTCGCCAACTGCGCCAACTAGTTCTGCCTCACCCGAAGGGTCGAAAGCTGCTAATAGATCGGCGGTCTCACGTCCATTCGACACGGAAAGAATGTTGACTGTGCCGTCTTCACACGGCTTAGATTCTTCAAAGCAACCCGGCGCCAAGACATACCAGCCTTCGCCGTCCACTTCGATTGCGCTGGGTGCGTATTGATCGCTCACTGGCAAATCGAACGAAATCGTTGAGACATCGCCAGCCTCGTAGGCCAAAACTAGTCCAACCGTACGACTACCGGACTCGGCGCTCGCGAAAAAGGTCGTTTGCCCACCAAATGTCGAAAGCACACGATCGACCTTTGGAACACCCGCGAGTTCGGCAGATGGTGCTCCTTGTGCCCGTTCAGGCTCGACCGAGCCGCACCCGGAAAGCAACACCGTCGCTGCGACGCAACTGATGAGACCTATGAATCTCAAGCGACTGTCCCCTCTATTCGATTTCGCCAGGACCCTAACGCAATCCATCAGCCCTGAGGGTGTCGTAGCGTCACCCGCCCTGTGCTTCTGTGGGTTTCGAACCGGTCTCGACAGTCGGGGTTATAGACACGCTGTGGCACCCATCTCAAGGCTTGCCAAATGAGTTCCCTTGGATACTGGGTTCGCGTTGGTTTAGCCGACCGCTACCAACGACAACGCCTTGGGGAACAACACGTTGTTCTCCTTGTGGATGTGCATATGTGTGTCGCGTTCGACGTCGGCCAACCCGGCATAAAGCGCCTGATAGCTGCCGCAGGCGTCGCCGGGCGCCTCGTAGCCACTCGTCACGTTGCGGAGCTCTTCGAGGATCTCGCCGGTTGCCTCGTGTTCCATCATCATCATCGCCACCGGACGGTCGACCGGCATCGTCGGCCCGGTGCTCGGCTCGCCGGTGACGAGCGAACGGATCAGAGGAAACAACACGTTCTCCTCTTTGAGCATGTGCGGGGTGAGGTCGTCTCGCAGCGCTGTACACAACTCGCGGACCCGGTGCAGTTCGGGATGACGGTCACCGTGAACTCCTTCGACCTTGATCGCCAACGCCTCCAAGCGGGGCAGCTCGGCATCGAGGTAGCGGTGATGTGTCGACAAGATGTGGTCGACCAGTTCGACGGTGTCCTCGGGAAGGTCTGCTGCGGCAGGATCACGGGAGAATTCGGCAGAAAGTTGGTCGATGACCTCGCCGAGGTTCAACGAGGCCTCGGCACAGGCATCGGCCAGGCTGCGGTTTCCGTGACAGCAGTAGTCGAGACCGAACCCCTCAAGGATTCGGGGTGCACCGCGAACCCCAGTGACGATGGTCGCGAGCGTGGCGTCCGGTGTGATCTCCATGATGTTGCTCCTCGGTAGGTGGTGATGTTCTGTCGTTGGGAATCCGTCGGCTCCTGAGGGCTTTGGCCGTGGTCAGAGCGCCGTGCGACCGGGGACCGGATTGGCGAGGGTGTCCAGGCTGTCCAGCGACGCCGCCGAAAGCTCTTCGAGAAGTTGTGTTCGAGCGCGGGTCCACGGGAAGTGCAACGCGCAGGTGCCGCTTTCGCCACACGGACGATCCTGCAACACGCACCGGCCGCCATCAGAGGGTCCCTCGATGGCCTCGATCACATCGAGCACGCTGATCGAGGACAGGTCGGCGACGAGTTGATAGCCGCCGGAAGGCCCCGGCTCGGATCGAGCCCACCCCTTGGCCACGAGCGGGGTCATCGCATGGGAAAGGAACCCCGGCGTCGTGCCGACCGCCGCCGCAAGGTCGCCCGCTTTGGTTCGCTCGCCGCGATGGGCCAACTCGATGAGTGCCCTGGTGGCCAGATCGGATCGTCGGGTGATCTCCAATCGCATAGTCGTATACTATACAATAGAATGATGAGTGACCAGACCCCTCCCGATCGATCCGACGACCGCACGCGTCGGCCAAACGACCCGGTTCCGCGCCCGCAGCACCCGCGCGGTGCCGCGATCGCCGTGGTCGTCGTGATGATTCTGCTCATCGTTCTCCTCGCCGTCGCCAGCACCTTCGGATAGCCCGAAACAACGCCGCAACAGCGTCGGCCCATCGCCCACCCTGACTTCAAGGAGCCGCGGACATGACATCACTCGCCCCGACCACGGTCGAGCCGCCCACGCCGAACGGGGATCTCGACAGCATCGACGAAGTCGCCGAACTCGTCCGCCGCTTCTACGCGGACGTCGCCCAGGACGATCTGCTGGGCCCACTGTTCAACGACGTCGCCCAGGTCGACTGGTCACTGCATCTGCCGAAACTGACCGCGTTCTGGTCACGGGCGTTGCTGCAACAGCCCGGCTATGAGGGCAACCCCTACCGGATGCACCAACTCATCCACGATCAGTCGCCGTTCACCGTGGCGCACTTTCATCGCTGGCTCGACCTGTTCACCGAGACCATCGCACTGGGCTGGGCTGGGCCTCGGGCCGATCACGCAAAGGCCCTCGCGCTTCGTGTTGCCCAAGTTCACTGTTCTCACATCGTCGGCGAGGAACTCGACCTCAGCGCGTACGCGTAGCGAATCACCTCGAGTCGGTCAGGCCACCGTCACGGTCGCGCAACCCGTTCGGGAGCCGCCACCGGGTCCGGGGTTGTGCAACACCACGCACACCTCGTGTTGTCCGCTCACGACGCCGGGGATGGTCGCCGCAAAGCCGTGGTTCGGGCCGTACGTCGGGTAGACCGCGGCAACGTCGGGGCGAGGCGTCGAAGCTTTCGCGTTGTAGGCAGGATTGCCGTTGAGATACACGGAGTAGCCGGCCGCATCATCGGTCCCTGGAGCCAGCGCCCAGCCCGCCACCGAAATGGTGTTCGCAGCGGTGGAACTCACCGAATCGAGCGATCCGAATGTGCGGGTCGAGGACGTGTCGCGCATCCACACCGGAGCGGCCTTCAGGTAGCTGTAGGAGTTGACCACCCCGAGCGTGGGATGATGCGCCTCGAAATGCAGGTGCGGTGCGGTCGACTCGGCGTTTCCAGAGTCACCGACGAACC
Coding sequences:
- a CDS encoding endonuclease/exonuclease/phosphatase family protein, which translates into the protein MNDAMEIPGRATVTLRMRLRALGAGVAIWVVAVAVSLLIPMREASAHANRNHYFQYNMYGRLGNGGGLAPANRVINHKGFMEQNGHLPIGISLQEVCRNPNDENSSQFGRVKSFLPQYQWEFFWLADTTTQNCQQYGIAVGSYGSATGGRLSLLLSPDAGEDRGVLCERSDLFGTIAACSTHLTNNDNADAAAQLNDALGKADDWFNNTSAAWRYFGGDFNIEPGEMSPPNVAYNNRIAADPDKLDTWKVTPNPNLTRKIDYGVVSSVWASGSSGTRWLTSESDHVLLEGHFIPK
- a CDS encoding group III truncated hemoglobin; translated protein: MTSLAPTTVEPPTPNGDLDSIDEVAELVRRFYADVAQDDLLGPLFNDVAQVDWSLHLPKLTAFWSRALLQQPGYEGNPYRMHQLIHDQSPFTVAHFHRWLDLFTETIALGWAGPRADHAKALALRVAQVHCSHIVGEELDLSAYA
- a CDS encoding Rrf2 family transcriptional regulator, with amino-acid sequence MRLEITRRSDLATRALIELAHRGERTKAGDLAAAVGTTPGFLSHAMTPLVAKGWARSEPGPSGGYQLVADLSSISVLDVIEAIEGPSDGGRCVLQDRPCGESGTCALHFPWTRARTQLLEELSAASLDSLDTLANPVPGRTAL
- the ric gene encoding iron-sulfur cluster repair di-iron protein, with the protein product MEITPDATLATIVTGVRGAPRILEGFGLDYCCHGNRSLADACAEASLNLGEVIDQLSAEFSRDPAAADLPEDTVELVDHILSTHHRYLDAELPRLEALAIKVEGVHGDRHPELHRVRELCTALRDDLTPHMLKEENVLFPLIRSLVTGEPSTGPTMPVDRPVAMMMMEHEATGEILEELRNVTSGYEAPGDACGSYQALYAGLADVERDTHMHIHKENNVLFPKALSLVAVG